A single region of the Anopheles funestus chromosome X, idAnoFuneDA-416_04, whole genome shotgun sequence genome encodes:
- the LOC125765072 gene encoding uncharacterized protein LOC125765072, which translates to FPINNQINKFFQSESPELCRLHGDVSRLYRTILDNFLASEYIAGLNELSKVVFCQQNYKPLEEMYIGTESMLLMEQHLQSRTLNQQIATEVRTNMLNLYVTLCNQINKRIDLSDPIIIQSARLDPKNWVVPALLSLPHSTACVERLFSQCNQNRNKLKN; encoded by the exons tttccgATAAACAACCAGATCAATAAATTTTTTCAGTCAGAATCACCTGAACTCTGTCGGCTGCATGGTGATGTTTCACGGTTATACCGTACAATTCTGGATAACTTTTTGGCATCCGAATACATAGCCGGTTTGAATGAATTGAGCAAGGTAGTGTTCTGCCAGCAAAATTATAAACCATTAGAAGAAATGTACATCGGCACGGAAAGTATGCTGCTCATGGAACAACACCTACAGTCTCGCACTCTCAACCAGCAAATTGCCACGGAGGTTAGAACAAATATGCTTAACCTTTATGTCACGCTCTGCAATCAGATTAACAAACGTATCGATCTAAGTGATCCTATTATTATTCAGAGCGCGAGATTGGAtcctaaaaat tgggtagTTCCAGCACTGCTGTCCCTTCCACACTCCACGGCTTGTGTGGAAAGGTTATTTTCGCAGTGTAatcaaaatagaaataaattaaagaattGA